A single window of Salvelinus namaycush isolate Seneca chromosome 11, SaNama_1.0, whole genome shotgun sequence DNA harbors:
- the LOC120055576 gene encoding interferon regulatory factor 4-like translates to MNLEGDSGLSVICGNGKLRQWLIDQIDSCIYPGLVWENEEKSIFRIPWKHAGKQDYNRDEDAALFKAWALFKGKHREGVDKPDPPTWKTRLRCALNKSNDFDELVERSQLDISDPFKVYRIIPEGAKRGIKMAGTMSHISSVNSYPMHSLYPSLQSQVSGGFMIPQERKEWREYSHALDQPQPHQPPHTELQYSQCHYPQPLSRPWHTGPHTDNGYQFTGSFCSYSSSESHTTAFQMDHNMSTLSDFRLHISLFYRESLVKKVTTSSPEGCRITSSSSSSSSPSSPCPEDRLYSGAETVQFPSPYPQSQRRGAEKLPNVLERGVLLWMTIDGLYAKRLCQSRVYWEGQLAPYTDKPNKLEKEQTCKLFDTQQFLTELQGYAHHGRPMPRHQVVLCFGDEYPDPQRQAKMITAQVEPMFARGMLYFSQQSSSHCLRDYELQGHTEISLPAPGVYQRTLQQSSPLAQGDYQRTLQQSSPLAPGDYQRTLQHIQE, encoded by the exons ATGAATTTAGAGGGGGACAGCGGCCTGTCAGTGATTTGTGGCAATGGGAAACTTAGACAGTGGCTGATCGATCAGATTGACAGCTGCATCTATCCCGGACTGGTTTGGGAGAATGAAGAGAAAAGCATTTTCAGGATTCCGTGGAAACATGCGGGCAAACAGGATTACAATCGTGACGAGGATGCTGCACTCTTCAAG GCCTGGGCATTGTTCAAAGGGAAACATAGGGAAGGAGTGGACAAACCAGATCCCCCCACATGGAAGACTAGACTGCGATGTGCTCTGAACAAAAGCAATGACTTTGATGAGCTGGTGGAGCGTAGCCAACTGGACATATCCGATCCTTTCAAAGTCTACAGAATCATACCGGAGGGAGCTAAGAGAG GGATCAAGATGGCAGGGACAATGTCCCACATCAGCTCAGTCAACAGCTACCCTATGCACTCTCTATACCCATCTCTACAGAGCCAG GTGTCTGGCGGATTCATGATTCCTCAGGAGAGGAAGGAGTGGAGGGAGTACAGCCACGCACTGGACCAGCCTCAGCCTCACCAGCCACCCCACACTGAGCTGCAGTACAGCCAGTGCCACTACCCACAGCCACTCAGCCGACCCTGGCATACCGGGCCACACACAGATAACG GTTATCAGTTCACTGGCTCCTTCTGTTCCTACTCTTCCTCAGAGTCTCACACCACAGCATTTCAAATGGACCACAACATGTCTACCCTTTCTG ACTTCCGACTGCACATATCCCTGTTCTACCGTGAGTCTCTGGTCAAGAAGGTAACCACCTCTAGTCCTGAAGGCTGCCGGAtcacctcttcttcctcctcatcttcctctccgTCCTCCCCCTGCCCCGAGGACAGGCTGTACAGTGGTGCAGAGACGGTGCAGTTCCCCTCCCCTTACCCCCAGTCTCagaggagaggggcagagaaGCTACCCAACGTCCTGGAGAGGGGCGTGCTCCTGTGGATGACGATAGATGGGCTCTATGCCAAGCGGCTGTGCCAGAGCCGAGTGTACTGGGAAGGCCAGCTGGCACCCTACACGGACAAACCCAATAAATTGGAGAAAGAACAGACCTGCAAGCTGTTTGACACCCAGCAGTTCCTCACTG aGCTGCAGGGGTATGCCCATCATGGCCGTCCCATGCCcaggcaccaggtggtgctgtgTTTCGGAGACGAGTACCCGGACCCCCAACGCCAGGCCAAGATGATCACAGcacag GTGGAGCCCATGTTTGCCAGGGGCATGTTATACTTCAGCCAGCAGAGCAGCAGTCACTGCCTGAGGGACTATGAGCTCCAGGGACATACAGAGATCTCCCTTCCGGCTCCAGGAGTCTACCAGAGGACCCTTCAACAGAGCTCCCCTCTAGCTCAAGGAGACTACCAGAGGACCCTGCAACAGAGCTCCCCTTTAGCTCCAGGAGACTACCAGAGGACCCTGCAACACATACAGGAGTAA